The Streptomyces luteogriseus genome includes a window with the following:
- a CDS encoding TetR/AcrR family transcriptional regulator produces the protein MTPAAPTPAYRRLSVEERRSQLLTSALDLFAHSAPEEVSLDDVAEAAGVSRPLVYRYFPGGKQQLYEAALRSAADELQHCFDEPREGPLLPRLSRALDRYLTFVDEHDTGFSALLQGGSVVETSRTTAIVDGVRRVAAEHILSHLGVTGPGPRLRMTIRMWITSVEASSLIWLDEDKQPPAEELRDWLVEQFVAMLTVTARRDPQTDALVRALAEDV, from the coding sequence ATGACACCAGCCGCCCCCACCCCCGCCTACCGGCGACTCAGCGTCGAGGAACGCCGCAGTCAGCTGCTCACCTCCGCGCTGGACCTCTTCGCCCACAGCGCCCCGGAGGAGGTGTCCCTGGACGACGTGGCGGAGGCGGCCGGGGTCTCGCGCCCCCTGGTGTACCGGTACTTCCCGGGCGGCAAGCAGCAGCTCTACGAGGCCGCCCTGCGCTCCGCGGCCGACGAGCTCCAGCACTGCTTCGACGAACCCCGCGAGGGCCCCCTGCTCCCCCGCCTGTCCCGCGCCCTCGACCGCTACCTCACCTTCGTCGACGAGCACGACACCGGCTTCAGCGCCCTCCTCCAGGGCGGCAGCGTCGTGGAGACGTCACGCACCACCGCCATCGTCGACGGCGTCCGCCGCGTCGCCGCCGAGCACATCCTCAGCCACCTGGGCGTCACCGGCCCCGGCCCGCGTCTGCGCATGACCATCCGCATGTGGATCACCTCCGTGGAGGCGTCGTCGCTCATCTGGCTCGACGAGGACAAGCAGCCGCCCGCCGAGGAGCTCCGCGACTGGCTCGTCGAGCAGTTCGTGGCGATGCTGACGGTGACCGCCCGCCGCGACCCGCAGACCGACGCCCTGGTCCGGGCGCTCGCCGAGGATGTCTGA